A single region of the Geobacillus subterraneus genome encodes:
- the spxH gene encoding ClpXP adapter protein SpxH translates to MSEKFAGKAAPPCASSQPLGNTNKPLELYLFIDPLCPECWGLEPVIKKLTIEYGHFFTIRYVLSGKWATWNTRKGAKPEAMAKAWEWTANRSGMSCDGSVWLENPVSSPFAPSLAIKAAEMQGKRAGLRFLRKLQEQLFLEKQNVADLAVLAECAAEAGLDVDEFLRDMHSPGAAKALQCDVKITSEMDVDETPTLVLFNENIEDEGIKISGCYPYDIYVELIAEMLGFHPEPSPPPPLESFLSHFKFVASKEVAVVYNWTIQEAETELKKLQLKQKVERVPVKHGTFWRYIEDALP, encoded by the coding sequence TTGAGTGAGAAGTTTGCTGGGAAAGCGGCGCCGCCTTGCGCCTCCTCCCAGCCGTTAGGCAACACGAACAAACCGCTTGAGTTGTATTTGTTTATCGATCCGTTATGCCCGGAATGCTGGGGGCTTGAACCGGTCATCAAAAAGCTGACGATTGAATACGGCCATTTTTTTACTATAAGATACGTATTGAGCGGAAAATGGGCGACATGGAACACGCGCAAAGGAGCGAAACCGGAAGCGATGGCGAAGGCGTGGGAATGGACAGCCAATCGTTCTGGCATGTCATGCGACGGAAGCGTCTGGCTTGAGAACCCGGTCTCGAGCCCGTTTGCCCCATCACTCGCCATTAAAGCGGCAGAAATGCAAGGAAAACGAGCCGGCCTTCGCTTTTTGCGCAAGCTGCAAGAACAGCTGTTTCTCGAAAAACAAAACGTCGCTGACTTGGCTGTACTGGCGGAATGCGCCGCCGAAGCCGGGCTGGATGTCGATGAATTCCTGCGCGACATGCATTCGCCAGGGGCCGCAAAAGCGCTTCAGTGTGATGTCAAAATCACCTCGGAAATGGATGTCGACGAAACGCCGACACTCGTGTTGTTTAATGAAAACATTGAAGACGAAGGCATTAAAATTTCCGGATGCTATCCGTATGATATTTACGTCGAACTAATCGCTGAAATGCTTGGCTTCCATCCCGAGCCGTCCCCTCCTCCTCCGCTCGAGTCATTTTTAAGCCATTTTAAATTCGTCGCCTCGAAAGAAGTTGCCGTTGTGTACAATTGGACCATCCAGGAAGCGGAAACGGAACTGAAAAAGCTGCAGCTGAAGCAAAAAGTAGAGCGGGTGCCTGTCAAACACGGAACGTTTTGGCGCTATATTGAAGACGCCCTGCCTTAG
- a CDS encoding competence protein CoiA, producing MFVAISADGRPISLAGAERWSPERLVELRNDEPFFCPACRKEVVLRSGRHRLPHFAHRKGTVCPFEHEPESERHLTGKRDLFAWLVRQGVEAKLEPYLTAIGQRPDVLFRYGPHLYALEYQCSPIDESLFCERNDGYRRLGIRPLWVLGAHHLRRSPKRPNEVSLSRFQWLFARRVPFSVAPHVWYYSPETKRFIFLSRPLPLSVRRTLATIDSLPLSSLSFAALTAAHPQPLPPTFWEQWLEGKKQWRRTFPLYPNKAVRRICADFYQAGIVPSLFPTEAGWPLLRGYLWETAPFIWQTYVLLPLLRQQGKPLPLAALFRWIDGKIRTGRLAPRRLPLVGQDTYRQAVREYLHWLRLLGYLRCERGSGVCLAKPLSFPATVEDVIRQDAALLEQIHRTPALATYRVTLEFGTEGKNEQKTGKEGENSE from the coding sequence TTGTTTGTCGCCATTTCAGCCGATGGCCGGCCCATTTCGCTCGCTGGGGCGGAAAGGTGGAGCCCGGAGCGGCTTGTGGAATTGAGGAACGATGAACCGTTTTTTTGTCCGGCTTGCCGGAAGGAGGTTGTGCTGCGGTCCGGCCGCCATCGTCTGCCGCATTTCGCCCATCGGAAAGGGACGGTCTGTCCGTTCGAGCATGAACCGGAGTCGGAGCGGCATTTAACCGGAAAGCGCGATTTGTTCGCATGGCTCGTCCGCCAAGGGGTCGAAGCGAAGCTTGAGCCATATTTGACCGCCATCGGGCAGCGTCCTGATGTGTTATTCCGCTATGGCCCCCATCTGTATGCCCTCGAATACCAATGTTCCCCGATCGATGAATCGCTGTTTTGCGAACGCAATGACGGCTACCGTCGCCTCGGCATCCGGCCGCTTTGGGTGTTAGGGGCGCATCACTTGCGGCGCTCGCCGAAACGCCCGAATGAAGTGTCGCTCTCCCGCTTTCAATGGCTGTTTGCCCGCCGTGTTCCGTTTTCCGTTGCCCCTCATGTATGGTACTATAGTCCGGAAACGAAGCGTTTTATCTTTCTTTCTCGACCGTTGCCGCTGTCGGTGCGCCGCACGTTGGCCACCATCGATTCGCTCCCGCTTTCCTCGCTGTCGTTCGCCGCTTTGACTGCCGCCCATCCGCAGCCGCTTCCGCCGACATTTTGGGAACAATGGCTTGAAGGGAAAAAACAATGGCGCCGCACGTTCCCGCTTTATCCGAATAAGGCGGTGCGCCGCATTTGCGCCGATTTTTATCAAGCCGGCATCGTCCCGTCGCTATTTCCGACTGAAGCCGGCTGGCCATTGCTGCGTGGCTATTTATGGGAGACGGCCCCATTCATTTGGCAAACATACGTCCTTCTGCCGCTCCTTCGCCAGCAGGGAAAGCCGCTGCCGCTGGCAGCGCTCTTTCGGTGGATCGATGGGAAAATCCGCACCGGGCGGCTCGCGCCGCGCCGCCTGCCGCTTGTCGGTCAGGACACTTACCGGCAGGCCGTCCGCGAATATTTACATTGGTTACGTTTGCTCGGCTATCTCCGCTGCGAGAGAGGGAGTGGGGTTTGCTTGGCCAAGCCGCTGTCGTTTCCAGCGACGGTCGAGGATGTCATCCGCCAAGACGCCGCTCTTCTTGAGCAAATTCACCGGACGCCGGCGCTGGCGACATATCGGGTGACGCTCGAATTTGGAACTGAAGGGAAAAATGAGCAAAAAACAGGAAAAGAGGGGGAAAATAGTGAATAA
- a CDS encoding globin: protein MAEQWQTLYEAIGGEETVAKLVEAFYRRVAAHPDLRPLFPDDFTEIARKQKQFLTQYLGGPPLYTAEHGHPMMRARHLRFEITPKRAEAWLACMRAAMDEIGLSGPAREQFYHRLVLTAHHMINTPDHLDRKEHSLE, encoded by the coding sequence ATGGCAGAACAATGGCAAACCCTTTATGAGGCGATCGGCGGAGAGGAAACGGTGGCGAAGCTTGTCGAAGCGTTTTACCGGCGCGTGGCCGCACACCCGGACTTGCGCCCTCTTTTCCCTGACGATTTTACGGAAATCGCCCGCAAGCAAAAACAATTTTTAACGCAATATTTGGGCGGGCCTCCGCTTTATACCGCCGAGCATGGCCACCCGATGATGCGGGCGCGCCATCTTCGGTTCGAAATTACACCGAAACGGGCAGAAGCGTGGCTTGCCTGTATGCGGGCGGCCATGGATGAAATCGGCCTGTCCGGGCCAGCGCGCGAACAATTTTATCACCGTCTTGTGCTCACCGCCCACCATATGATCAATACCCCGGATCATTTGGACAGAAAGGAGCATTCCCTTGAGTGA
- a CDS encoding lytic transglycosylase domain-containing protein, whose amino-acid sequence MTVSPLKLLVEWQALQTFSPGRANLLPSPVPSLFSSLLAEYLGSQAEPTIHELRNPAPAGNGAAKLDSQAAAASVAPSSIDALIAAAAEKYDVDPRLVRAVIRHESNFRPDAKSRAGALGLMQLMPSTAKMLGVDDPLDPAQNIDGGVNYLRQLLDRYGGDTALALAAYNAGPGRVDRYGGVPPFAETKAYVERVLRSYRS is encoded by the coding sequence ATGACCGTTTCACCGTTAAAATTGCTTGTCGAATGGCAAGCGTTGCAGACGTTCTCACCTGGACGCGCAAACTTATTACCATCGCCCGTTCCATCGCTGTTTTCCAGCCTCCTTGCCGAATACCTTGGCAGTCAAGCGGAACCAACGATCCACGAGCTTCGGAATCCGGCCCCTGCCGGCAACGGCGCCGCTAAATTAGACAGTCAGGCGGCGGCAGCTTCCGTCGCGCCGTCTTCTATTGATGCCCTCATTGCCGCTGCGGCGGAAAAATATGATGTCGATCCGCGGCTCGTCCGTGCCGTCATTCGCCACGAATCAAACTTCCGCCCGGATGCCAAAAGCCGGGCCGGGGCGCTTGGGTTGATGCAGCTCATGCCGAGCACGGCGAAAATGCTCGGCGTTGACGATCCGCTTGATCCGGCGCAGAACATCGACGGCGGGGTAAACTATTTGCGTCAGCTTCTTGACCGCTATGGCGGTGACACCGCTCTCGCCTTGGCTGCCTACAACGCCGGACCAGGCCGCGTCGACCGCTACGGCGGCGTGCCGCCGTTTGCGGAAACGAAGGCATACGTTGAGCGTGTGCTGCGAAGCTACCGCTCGTAA
- the pepF gene encoding oligoendopeptidase F, with translation MVVEENKATKSLPSRSEIPVEETWRLEDIFPTDDAWEQEFQQVKAMIPKISEYKGRLGESPEVMYEALQYQDEVSMRLGKLYTYAHMRYDQDTTNAFYQGINDRAKSLYSEASSAMAFIVPEILDIDEAVLRSFLEQYEPLRLYQHALDEITRQRPHVLSAEEEALLAQAAEVMQATSSTFSALNNADLTFPTIRDENGDEVEVTHGRFIRFLESTDRRVRRDAFHAVYHTYEKFQNTFANTLAGTVKKDNFFARVRRYSSAREAALDANKIPESVYDNLIATIHEHLPLLHRYVRLRKNVLGLDELHMYDLYTPLVQDVKMEVTYGEAKQYMLDGLAPLGEEYVAIIKEGLENRWVDVRENRGKRSGAYSSGAYGTHPYILLNWQDNVNNLFTLVHEFGHSVHSYYTRKTQPYPYAHYSIFVAEVASTCNEALLNDHLLKTIDDEKKRLYLLNHYLEGFRGTVFRQTMFAEFEHLIHLKAQEGEALTAKTLTSLYYDLNKKYFGEDMVVDEEIGLEWARIPHFYYNYYVYQYATGFSAATALSKQILEEGEPAVKRYIDFLKAGSSDYPIEVLKKAGVDMTSAEPIRQACQVFAEKLEEMERLLGK, from the coding sequence ATAGTGGTGGAAGAGAACAAGGCAACGAAATCGCTTCCGTCCCGGAGCGAAATCCCTGTCGAGGAAACGTGGCGGCTCGAGGACATTTTCCCGACCGATGACGCTTGGGAACAGGAGTTTCAGCAAGTGAAGGCGATGATTCCGAAGATCAGCGAATACAAAGGGCGGCTTGGCGAATCGCCGGAAGTGATGTATGAAGCGCTGCAATACCAAGATGAAGTGTCGATGCGCCTCGGCAAGCTGTATACATACGCCCATATGCGCTATGACCAAGACACGACGAACGCGTTTTACCAAGGGATCAACGACCGGGCGAAAAGCTTGTACAGCGAAGCGTCGAGCGCGATGGCGTTTATCGTGCCGGAAATTTTGGACATTGATGAAGCGGTGTTGCGTTCGTTTTTGGAGCAATACGAACCGCTCAGGCTGTATCAACACGCGCTAGATGAAATTACGCGCCAGCGCCCGCACGTCTTGTCAGCTGAAGAAGAAGCGCTGCTGGCACAGGCGGCTGAGGTCATGCAGGCGACATCATCGACATTCAGTGCGTTAAACAACGCTGACTTAACGTTCCCGACGATCCGCGACGAAAATGGGGATGAGGTGGAAGTGACGCACGGCCGGTTTATCCGCTTTTTGGAAAGCACCGACCGCCGCGTCCGCCGCGATGCGTTTCATGCGGTATACCATACGTACGAGAAGTTTCAGAATACGTTTGCCAACACGCTTGCGGGCACGGTGAAAAAAGACAACTTTTTCGCCCGTGTCCGCCGCTACAGCTCAGCGCGGGAAGCGGCATTGGATGCGAACAAGATTCCAGAGAGCGTCTATGATAATTTGATTGCCACGATTCACGAGCACTTGCCGTTGTTGCACCGGTATGTGCGGCTGCGCAAAAACGTGCTTGGGCTCGACGAACTGCATATGTACGACTTATACACCCCGCTCGTGCAAGATGTAAAAATGGAAGTGACCTACGGCGAAGCGAAGCAATATATGCTTGACGGGCTGGCGCCGCTTGGCGAGGAATATGTAGCAATCATCAAGGAAGGGCTTGAGAACCGTTGGGTCGATGTGCGCGAAAATAGAGGAAAGCGAAGCGGAGCCTATTCATCAGGGGCGTACGGCACGCATCCGTACATTTTGCTGAACTGGCAAGACAACGTAAACAACTTATTTACGCTCGTGCATGAGTTCGGTCACTCGGTCCATAGCTACTATACGCGCAAAACACAGCCGTATCCGTACGCCCATTATTCGATTTTTGTTGCTGAAGTGGCGTCGACATGCAATGAGGCGCTGTTGAACGATCATTTGTTGAAAACGATCGATGATGAGAAAAAACGGCTATACTTGTTGAACCATTATCTTGAAGGGTTCCGCGGCACCGTCTTCCGGCAGACGATGTTTGCCGAGTTCGAGCATTTGATCCATCTGAAAGCGCAGGAGGGGGAAGCGCTGACGGCAAAGACGCTCACGTCGCTCTATTATGACTTGAACAAAAAGTATTTCGGCGAGGATATGGTGGTTGATGAAGAAATTGGCCTTGAATGGGCGCGCATCCCGCATTTTTATTACAACTATTACGTGTATCAGTATGCGACCGGCTTCAGTGCAGCGACGGCGCTCAGCAAGCAGATTTTAGAGGAAGGCGAGCCGGCGGTGAAACGGTATATCGACTTTTTAAAAGCCGGCAGCTCCGATTATCCGATCGAGGTGTTGAAAAAAGCGGGCGTCGATATGACAAGCGCCGAACCGATCCGCCAAGCGTGCCAAGTGTTTGCGGAGAAATTGGAAGAAATGGAACGCTTGCTTGGAAAGTAA
- a CDS encoding CYTH domain-containing protein, protein MRQEVEIEFKNLLTAAEFDAVRSAFRLDDGAFRRQENHYFDTPSFALKEQAAALRIRVKEGRFTLTLKQTQADGSLLETHEPLAPSEAEALLAGAAPRGAVALLLKEMDVDPRAVRCFGSLVTDRAEWPYEGGMLCLDHNRYLESEDYELEYETDNAKAGEERFLRLLRTLGIPRRPAPNKIARFYARKYEMGERG, encoded by the coding sequence ATGCGTCAAGAAGTAGAAATTGAATTCAAAAACTTGTTGACTGCAGCGGAGTTTGACGCGGTTCGTTCCGCCTTCCGCCTCGATGACGGCGCTTTCCGCCGCCAGGAAAACCATTACTTTGACACCCCTTCGTTCGCCTTGAAAGAACAGGCAGCCGCGTTGCGCATCCGGGTGAAAGAGGGGCGATTCACCTTGACATTGAAACAAACGCAAGCGGACGGATCGCTCTTAGAAACACACGAACCGCTCGCTCCGTCTGAAGCGGAGGCGTTGCTCGCCGGGGCGGCCCCGCGGGGGGCGGTCGCGTTGCTGCTTAAGGAAATGGACGTCGATCCGCGCGCTGTCCGTTGCTTCGGCTCCCTCGTCACGGACCGTGCCGAGTGGCCATATGAAGGCGGCATGCTATGCCTTGACCATAACCGTTACTTAGAAAGCGAAGATTATGAACTCGAATATGAGACAGACAACGCCAAAGCGGGCGAGGAGCGGTTTTTGCGCCTGCTCAGGACGCTCGGCATCCCGCGTCGCCCGGCGCCGAATAAAATCGCCCGCTTTTACGCCCGCAAGTATGAAATGGGGGAAAGAGGATGA